The genomic window tgtgtgtatgtgatagagagagagtgtgtgtgtgtgtgtgtgtgtgtgtggagggacagGGGGTAAGAGGTCAGGGGTCCAGGCCTCAGTACTCACAGGTTCCAGCCAGAGCTGAAGTAGGCCATGGGTCCCAGGCCTGTGATCTTCAGCAGAACCTCCACGCCGTAGACTGggcatgggggaggagagacgctATACTGACTGAACATCTAACTAAGATAGTAGGCTCTCGTCCAAAACAGTTTGGAAATCAAAGTAAGCCTCTAACACCCAAGGGTAtttgacgctgtgtgtgtgtgggggtgtgtgtgtgtgtgtatctgtgtgtttgccaACTCACTGGTGAGGAAGATAATGTAACTCAAAGGGACGGCACGGGACCAGGAGTATCCACCtagaccaggagagaccagaacTCacatcaggggtgtgtgtgtgtgtgtgtgtgtgtgtaccgtgtgtgtgtgtgtgtgtgtcttactgttCAGCATGTAGGTTTCCACTAGGATCCACACACCGTTGAAAGCCACCACCACATCTGCAGGAAGAGAACAGgatcaggactgtgtgtgtgtgtgtgtgtgtgtgagacaggagacatGTGTGTGCTCTGCTGGTTGTGAAGGGCCAGCCACTCTAGCTGTCTGAGCGGAGgacaacactcacacatagtGTACTGGAAGGCCTTCGACTTCACCAGCATGTTGATGCCTGTTAGGAAGCAGAGGCAGACCATGAGACAGAAAaaccagggggaggagaaggaagggcagattgggagggagggagggaaggaagggatggatagatggaagggagggatggatggaatgaTAGATGGCAGGATTGATAGAAGCGGACCACTAACCTTTGAAGATGAGAAAGGTGGTGTTTGGAAGGTCATCAAACCAGTGCTCCCCACTCCGCCGtgcctacctcacacacacacacacacacactcctcaggaTGCGGTAGTACATCAGCTATGTACAGGTAAATGCTGACCTGAGGTAGGCTTACCTTCCACTTGAGTCCGATGACCTCATAGAACTTGTAGAAGTCGTCCAGGCTGCAAAAGACGAACACACAACTGCAGATctgtacatgtgtgcgtgtgtgtgtgtgtgtgtgtggatggtaggTACCTGAGCATAGGTGCCCCAGCTGTGTTCAGAGCCTTATAGGTGAGGAAGCGATCCCTGGCAGACATCCGTGGTCTGTAGAAACGCATCAGACCGTCAAACTGCTTCAGCGACACACCCATCGGCctctgcgacacacacacacacacacacacaccttatagcagctaaacacacttttctatTATGATCATTATATATTGATAGTCTCCCCTTTCACTatccctgtgtttgtgtatgtgtgtgtgtgtgtgtgttactctacCTGCCGGCTGACCAGTAGTTGAAAGGCGTGGTCGATGGCGGAGCGCTTGTGTAGCAGCAGGGATTTGAACTTCATCTTCTCCACCCCGTTAAAGGTGTCAAACACCACAGCtaggagctgcacacacacacacggacaataTTCGTTATCATTCCCCTTGCTGGATtctttgggtgtgtgtgcatgtgtgtgtgtatgtacctgtatgcatgtgtgtgtgtgtgtgtgtgtgtaccaggttcATGATGAAGTACAGCTCTATGGAGAGGTAGACTATGAAGAAGACGCAGGACCAGCGGTTCCTTGAGTACGCCGGCATCATTACGTCCGGAAAACTACAGACAACAGGAAGCACACCGTCAACTCAGCAGCCAATAGGAACACAGAACACTTAAGTAGGGAATCCAAAACAGAAGTTCATTGAGGTATGTgaggggtgaaggtgtgtgtgggtgtgttttcaGTGCGTGGGCTTACTTTGCTGTGGTCAGGAGCACAAACAGACTGACAATGCTGTTCTCCAGAGTGCTGAAGTACTGAGGgagaaacacagtcacacaacacAGTTAGCAAAACTGGTCACCAGCATGCACATATAAAGACGcccgcatacacacagacttcGATGCACATGCAGAAATCACAGTTGCACACTTCTTAGTAAGACATTCTGGAACATACCGGATCAGCAGTGTttggggagaacagacagaaaCCTGTGGAGAAACAAAAGACGATCAATACAACGGTGAGACAACAGAACTGACTGATTcacggtatgtgtgtgcgtgtgtttctcaCCCAGGATAGCAAAgataaccgtgtgtgtgtgtttctcacccaAGATAGCAAAGATAACCattggtgtgtgtttctcacccaAGATAGCAAAGATAACCattggtgtgtgtttctcacccaAGATAGCAAAGATAACCATGTGTTTCTCACCCAAGATAGAAAGATaaccatgtgtctgtgtttctcacCCAAGATAGCAAAGATAACCattggtgtgtgtttctcacccaAGATAGAAAGATAACCATGTGTTTCTCACCCAAGATAGAAAGATaaccatgtgtctgtgtttctcacCCAGGATAGCAAAGATAACCATGAAGAAGAGCAGCAGCAGAAGAATGTCAATAAAAGGTGGGAGGGACTGGAAGATCTGACGCAGGTTTCTGATTGGAGGAGAGATAAGGTCTGTCAGTGACCCCGGGGGTTTGGGGAGCGGCAAATggaggagcatgtgtgtgtgtgtgtgtgagcgtcctACCTGCGGACAGCGCCACAGTATCTGCAGTCCACCAGGAAGATGGGTCTGAGAGCCCGGGTCACGCGGAGGTGAGACGTTTGGCGGATCAGAACCACTATGGCCTCCACGAACTGGAGCAACAACACacaagtctacacacacacaatataacatAAAGAGCTGTGAAAAAACCCTTCTGGTTCACCGGGTACAGCACGTACCACAAAGTATAAGGCGTCAACGCAggggccatttcctgcatgtcttcctccctctccatgctTTCCTGTCTCTTATCAAAGATACATAAAGCCGAAAAAGGAAGGCTGTGCTCACCTTCACCATGGTCCTCTTGTGGCGTATGAAGGTGTGGAAGCCGAGCCAGCGCAGCTTCATGCAGAGCTCGAAGGCCACCATGACCAGGGCCAGCAGCTCCAGCGTGGCGTGGACCTGCAGACACAGCAGCATCAGGTCCTGTACACAGGCACAGGACTGGGAGAGCACAGTACGactgggtctgtctgtctgtgtgtggtgtctgtgtgtggtgtgtgtgtgtgtatggactgcctgggtgtgtgtctgtgtgtgtgtatggactgcctgggtgtgtgtgtctgtgtgtgtgtgtgtgtgtgtgtatggactgcctgggtgtgtgtctgtgtgtggtgtgtggattgcctgtgtgtgtgttcgtctgtctgtgtggtgtgtgtgtgtcggtgtgtagtgtgtgtatggactgcctgggtgtgtgtctgtgtgtgtgtatggactgcctgggtgtgtgtgtctgtgtgtgtgtatggactgcctgggtgtgtgtatggactgcctgggtgcgtgtctgtgtgtgtgtatggactgcctgggtgtgtgtatggactgcctgggtgcgtgtgtctgtgtgtgtgtatggactgcctgggtgtgtgtatggactgcctgggtgcgtgtgtctgtgtgtgtgtatggactgcctgggtgtgtgtatggactgcctgggtgcgtgtctgtgtgtgtgtatggactgcctgggtgcgtgtctgtgtgtggcgtgtgtgtctgcgtgtggattgcctgagtgtgtgttcgtctgtctgtgtgtagtgtgtgtgtggactgcctgtgtgtgtgtagtgtgtgtgtggactgcctgtgtgtgtgtatgtgtgtgtgtccgtacgTAGACGTCGAGCCGTAGCGAGGGGACGGCGGGGGCCTCGCACAGCGACAGCACCATGAGCAGCAGCCCTGTGAGAAGCTCCATCATGTAGAACAGGTGGTTGTGGGCAAACAGGTAAGCAGCCAGCGCTTTGGGGCTCCGCGGATGCGTGAAGAACTTGTCATtgttctctccttcctgttgt from Osmerus eperlanus chromosome 28, fOsmEpe2.1, whole genome shotgun sequence includes these protein-coding regions:
- the tpcn1 gene encoding two pore channel protein 1, whose protein sequence is MEASDDDVPLILTWDDANSGLLSDEMERGDTERGDENGGGGYDIANNAVIPTPGPQNHRPQNASLRHSWEMNYQEAAIYLQEGENNDKFFTHPRSPKALAAYLFAHNHLFYMMELLTGLLLMVLSLCEAPAVPSLRLDVYVHATLELLALVMVAFELCMKLRWLGFHTFIRHKRTMVKTCVLLLQFVEAIVVLIRQTSHLRVTRALRPIFLVDCRYCGAVRRNLRQIFQSLPPFIDILLLLLFFMVIFAILGFCLFSPNTADPYFSTLENSIVSLFVLLTTANFPDVMMPAYSRNRWSCVFFIVYLSIELYFIMNLLLAVVFDTFNGVEKMKFKSLLLHKRSAIDHAFQLLVSRQRPMGVSLKQFDGLMRFYRPRMSARDRFLTYKALNTAGAPMLSLDDFYKFYEVIGLKWKARRSGEHWFDDLPNTTFLIFKGINMLVKSKAFQYTMYVVVAFNGVWILVETYMLNSGYSWSRAVPLSYIIFLTIYGVEVLLKITGLGPMAYFSSGWNLFDFSVTVFAFLGLIALAFDMEPFYFIVVLRPLQLLRLFKIKQRYRNVLDTMFELFPRMASLGLTLIIFYYSFAIVGMEFFADVVFPNCCNTSTVADSYRQINVTVGNKTVLEEGYYYLNNFNNILSSFVTLFELTVVNNWYITMEGVTSMTTHWSRLYFMTFYIVTMVVMTIIVAFILDAFVFRMNYSRKNREPVEDPEDENGIVFEAEVSRDEALTTLELYKQTSPGLSSLNSLQGVLLAMDRSGHLSLVYLGRRSRTKSDLSMKMYEEEIQEWYAEYSRENLPQTDCIVERPLERLLERPLESPGPSPSPEPQRNALTGTII